The window ACCTACAATCAGTTTCTTAAGCATACTGATTGTAAGTCCAATAACTTGACCAGTCTTGTCAATCGCTTTGCCAATAGACTCGAATACACCAAACTGTAGTTCGAAGCGATAACTTTCTGGCCATTCTGCGACTTCAGGTGCGATACCCGCGAAGCCAACGGTTTCTTTGTTAGCTAGCTCACGACTACCTGGAATCAAGGTAAATGACTGCTCATCACCTTGACGCAACACGATCACATCAATTGGTGTTTCTGGGTTAGAACGAATGGCTTGAACCACGCCATCCCATTTAGAAATCTTGTCACCATCAATCTCGATGATTTTGTCACCAGCTTGTAGGCCTGCTTTCTCAGCGGCACCACCTTCACTCACCTGTGCTAGCTCCGTGTAAATCTCAGGAGTGTACGGTTTGAAGCCTAGTGACTGCATCGCAGATTGTGTTTCAGGATCAAATTTCCAATCACGGATATCGAGTGTCTTCGTGACTTCTGAGCCAACTTCGTTTGCTGAAGATAGCGTCACTGTCATCGAATCATCACCGATATGAGAAACTAATCCCATGTTGACTGATTCCCAGTCCGGAGTTTTGATACCTGAGATGGATTTTAGTTCCATCCCTGATTCAATTCCTGCTTCTGCAATGATTGAATTGGGCGTAACTTCACCAATTACTGGCTTCACTGCTGGTACACCAATCAAAAAGACCAGCCAGTACGCCACAATGGCAAAGAGAAAATTGAAAATCGGACCCGCAGCCACAATCGATGTGCGCTTCCAAAGTGGCTTTTGGTCAAACGCCAAATGCTTTTCGTGCTCAGGCACTTGATCAACACGGCTGTCCACCATTTTGACGTAGCCGCCCAGTGGAATCATCGAAATGCTGTACTCAGTTCCGTCTTTGCCTACTTTACTCCAAATAGACTTACCGAAACCGATAGAAAATTTTTCAACTTTTACACCGCAACGACGCGCAACCCAAAAGTGACCATACTCGTGCACGGCAACCAAGATGCCCAGTGCAACGATAAAAGAAACCAAATTCCACAAAATACCAGTCATTAGCTACGCTCGCGTAAAAATTCTAAGGCGATAGTTCGTGACATTCTATCTAGCTCTATCAAGCTTTCCAAGCTATTCACATTCTCACTTTTATGGCTTGCAGTGATTTTGTTCAAAACTGATTCATTGATGCGAGCGATATCAGTGAAGCCTAAGCGGTTATTTAAGAAAGCATCTACTGCGACTTCGTTCGCTGCATTCAGAGCGGTCGTAGCATGTTGGCCTTCGTAACACGCATCAATCGCCAACTTCAAACATGGGTAGCGAGCAAAATCGGGTTGAAGGAACGTCAACTCGCCCACTTGAGTAAAGTCGAGTGGTTTGACACCAGCATCCACACGAGATGGGTAAGACATAGTCAACGCAATCGGAGTTGCCATATCAGGTTCGCCCATTTGCGCCAAGACTGAACCGTCTCGGTATTGCACCATTGAGTGAATCACCGACTGAGGGTGAATAATCACCTTCAACTGTTCACGAGCCGCATTAAACAGCCATTTCGCTTCAATGTACTCAAGACCTTTGTTCATCATGGTTGCTGAATCAACCGAGATCTTAGGGCCCATTGACCAGTTCGGGTGAGCAATCGCTTGTGCTGGGGTTACTTTCTCTAGCTCTGCGATATCGGTATAACGGAATGGACCACCAGAACCGGTTAACAGAATTGATGAAATACCATGCTCTTCTAGGTTACAACGACCTAGGCTGGTTTGAACTTGCTGAGGTAAACACTGGAAGATCGCGTTGTGCTCGCTGTCTACAGGAAGTAGCTCTGCGCCATGCTCTTCTACTGCGTTAATGAACAGTTGACCGGACATCACCAGTGCTTCTTTGTTTGCCAATAGCACACGCTTGCCGGCTTTCACTGCCGCCATCGTTGGTAGCAAACCAGCCGCACCAACGATCGCTGCCATCACGCTGTCAACTTCTTCTAAGGCAGACACATGACAAAGCGCATCAACACCACCTAACACCTCAGTGCTTGGCGAGACAGAAGCCAGTTCTGATTGCAGAGCCAATGCCGCCGCTTTATCCGCCATCACAGCGTATTTTGGTTGCCATTTACGGCAGAGCGCGACCATCTTTTCAACGTTAGTGCTTGCCGCTAATGCGACGATAGAAAACAGCTCAGGGTTTTGTTCAACCACTTTAAGTGTGCTTGCACCGATTGAGCCTGTTGCACCAAGAATCGTTAACTTTTGCATGATGTAAGACCGTTAGAAAAATTCAGGAGCGACGGAGCCGCTCCCGATAAATTAGAATACGTAGTAAAGAAGAGCAAATACTGGGAAGGCAGCGGTCAGGCTGTCGATACGATCAAGAATACCGCCGTGCCCTGGAATAATATTGCTGCTGTCTTTGATGCCTGAAACACGTTTGAACATGCTTTCTACTAGGTCACCAAGTACGGAAATCACAACCGTAATCAATGTAATGATCACCATGTGAACTGGGCTGGTGAATTGGATATCAAACCAACCTGCGAACAACCAACCAACAATCAATGCTGCGATGATGCCGCCAATCAAACCTTCGATAGTCTTGTTTGGACTCACATGCGGCGCCATTTTACGTTTACCCATGCTTTTACCAGCAAAGTAAGCGCCACTGTCTGCAGCCCATACCAAGAAGCAAACATACAGCACAAGTTTTGCGCCGTGGTATGGATCTACTGAAATATCGGAAGCTCTAAGAATGATCACGCTCCAAAGGAAAGGGATCAAAGTCAGAAAACCAAACACATGACGAAGCGCTTTGCTGCCTTGCCATAGGTTGGTGGTTTTAGGGTAAGTAATGGCCATTGTGCTGGCGATAATCCACCAAACAAAACCGAGCGCTAAAACTGTGTAATGCGGTGCTGCCAGTTGGTTAAGGCTTACTGCATCAGGCGAAATGAATAGAAAACTGAATCCGGTTACGACAACGGCTGGTACGAGGGCAGCGATGCGTGATTTGCTTTCTGTAAACTGGGTCCACTCCCAAAAACCTAATAGCGTAATCGCCGTCAAAGCGATGATGAAGCCGATTAGGGGTAATTTAAAAATACCTAAAATTACAAGGGGAGCTAAAATTAGTGCTGTTATTATTCTCTGTTTCAAACTAACTAGTCCTTATTGAGCAGCCATCAATGCCTTTACTTGCTCGCCAGTACAACCAAAGCGACGCTCTCGGTTAATAAACCAAGTTACAGCTTCTACTAAGCTGTCTTCGCCAAACTCTGGCCAGTACTCAGGAGTAAAGTACATTTCAGCATACGCCATTTGCCACAGCATGAAGTTACTAATGCGACACTCTCCACTTGTACGGATCAAAAGATCCACCTCTGGAAGGTCTGCCATTGTTAGATGCTGGGTAATCAGCTGCTCATTGATATCCTCTACACGGATCTCACCGTTACGCGCTTTTAACGCCAACGTTTTTGCCGCCTCTGTGATATCCCATTTGCCGCCATAGTTAGCCGCAATGTTAATCACCATACCCGTGTTATTTGCCGTCAGTGCTTCTGCTTCCGCAATTTTACCTTGCAGTCGCTCACTAAAGCGGCTGGTATCACCAATGACACGCAGGCGTAAGTTGTTTTTATGCAGCTTTTTCACTTCGCTAGAAAGTACCGAAATGAACAGCTCCATCAACAGACCCACTTCTTCCTCAGGACGACGCCAGTTTTCACTACTAAAAGCGAACAACGTCATGGCTTTAATACCGAGTTTAGAAGCTGCAGCAACGGTCTTGCGAACGGCGTTAACGCCTTTTTTATGACCGAATACGCGAGGTTTTCCTTTGGACTTAGCCCAACGGCCATTGCCGTCCATAATGATGGCAATATGCTTAGGGAGGGAATCAGAGAAGGCTTGAGAATTTTGCATAGGGAGTTAATTGAGTTCCATCAGTTGGATAGACTAACACAAAAAAACGCTGCACTGTGAGCACAGCGTTTTCCAACAGTGATGTGGGTGGGAGTATTAAACTTCCATCAACTCTTTTTCTTTAGCAGCAAGAACTTCGTCGATCTTCTTAACTGCTACGTCAGTCAGTTTTTGAATTTCGTCTTGTGCTTTACGATCTTCGTCTTCAGAGATTTCTTTATCTTTTAGAAGACCTTTTAGGTCGCTGTTTGCGTCACGACGGATGTTACGAACAGCAACACGTGCGCCTTCAGCTTCACCGCGAACAATCTTAACTAGGTCTTTACGACGCTCTTCTGTTAGCGGTGGAAGTGGAACGCGGATGATTGTGCCAGCAGACATTGGGTTTAGGCCAAGGTCAGACATCATGATCGCTTTTTCAACTTTTTGAGTTAGTTCTTTGTCGAAAACTGTGATTGCTAGAGTACGAGCGTCTTCTGCAACAACGTTTGCTACTTGGTTAAGAGGAGTAGGAGCACCGTAGTACTCTACAGAGATACCAGATAGTAGGCTTGGGTGCGCGCGGCCAGTACGAACTTTAGAAAGGTTGTTCTTTAGCGCTTCAACGCTTTTGTCCATGCGCTCTTGCGCGTCTTTATTGATTTCGTTAATCACGGTTTCACCTTAAAAATGTCATCTTTCCTGAAGAAAGCCTAAAAGGGTTGAGCAAAGCGAAACGCCATCCAACCTAGCGTGGATGGCGTTTAGGATTATGCTTCAGCGTTGATCAGCGTGCCTTCAGCTTCGCCCATAACCACGCGACGTAGTGCGCCTGGTTTGTTCATGTTAAATACACGGATTGGCATTTTGTGGTCACGAGCAAGTGTGAACGCAGCCAAGTCCATTACTTTCAGTTCTTTATCCAGAACTTCATTGTAAGATAGCTTATCATACAGCTCTGCATCTGGGTTTGCTACTGGGTCAGCAGTAAATACGCCATCAACTTTCGTTGCTTTTAGCACTACGTCAGCTTCGATTTCGATACCACGTAGACACGCTGCTGAATCTGTAGTGAAGAATGGGTTACCAGTACCTGCAGAGAAGATTACTACACGGCCTTGGCGAAGTTCGCGGATAGCGTCTGCCCAATTGTAGTCGTCACACACACCTTTTAGAGGAATTGCAGACATTACACGAGCGTTTACGTAAGCACGGTGAAGTGCATCACGCATTGCTAGACCGTTCATTACTGTTGCAAGCATACCCATGTGGTCGCCTACTACACGGTTCATACCCGCTTCCGCAAGACCAGCACCACGGAACAGGTTACCACCGCCGATTACCACACCAACTTGAACACCCAGTTCAACCAGCTCTTTCACTTCTTGAGCCATACGGTCAAGAACCGCTGGGTCAATACCAAAACCTTCTTCGCCTTGAAGAGCTTCACCACTCAGTTTTAATAGAATACGTTGATACGCTGGTTTAGGGTTCGTAGTCATGGAGTTTACCTTCCAAAAGAGAGTTGTCGATTAACAGTCATGAATAGACACAAGGTGACTTATAGCTATTCATCACGGCTAAGTTTTTGCCGCTCTTTTCGTAAAAAGACCGCAGCCTTGGCTACGGTCTAATATTTACACAAGTCTCTAAGGATTAACCTTTTTGAGCTAGTGCTACTTCTTCTGCGAAGCTCATTTCAGCTGCTTTCTCGATACCTTCACCTACTTCTAGGCGAACGAATGTAGCAACAGAAGCACCTTTCTCTTTTAGCATTTCGCCAACAGATTTCTTAGGTTCCATGATGAAAGCTTGACCAGTTAGAGAGATTTCGCCAGTGAATTTCTTCATGCGGCCGATAACCATCTTCTCAGCGATCTCTTGTGGCTTGCCTTCGTTCATAGCGATTTCAACTTGAACTTCTTTCTCTTTAGCAACTACGTCAGCTGGTACGTCTTCTGGAGTAACGAACTCAGGCTTAGAAGCAGCAACGTGCATTGCAACGTGCTTAAGAGTTTCTGCGTCGCCTTCACCAGCAACAACAACACCGATTTTCTCACCGTGACGGTAAGAAGCGATTGCAGTACCTTCAACGTAAGCAACGCGACGGATGTTGATGTTTTCGCCGATTTTAGCAACTAGAGCTACGCGCTCTTCTTCGAACTTAGCAACTAGCTCTTCAGCAGTAGCTTTAGTCGCTAGAGCGTCAAGTGCTACTTTGTCTGCGAATGCAGTGAAGTTACCGTCTTTAGCAACGAAGTCAGTTTGGCAGTTAACTTCAAGAAGAACAGCAACGCCGTTTTCTTCTTTGATGATGATTGCGCCTTCAGCTGCAACGTTACCAGCTTTTTTAGCTGCTTTCGCTGCGCCTGATTTACGCATGTTTTCAATTGCTAGTTCGATGTCAGCGTTTGCTTCTACAAGCGCTTTCTTACATTCCATCATGCCAGCGCCAGTGCGCTCGCGAAGTTCTTTAACTAGAGCAGCAGTTACAGTTGCCATTCTCTATTCCTCGTTTGATTCGAAATAAGGTAAAAAACAGGGGCCTACATTGTCGGCCCCCATTGCTAACTATAACTCAGTCTGTGCTACAACAAGGTTTCACGTAGACTAAGTGTGACACAGAGCCGTTATTATTCAGCTTCTACAAAACCGTCTTTTTCAGCAACTGCTGCAACGTCTTTGTTGCGACCTTCAGACACTGCAGATGCTGCAGCGTTTAGGTATAGTTGAACTGCGCGGATCGCGTCGTCGTTACCTGGGATGATGTAGTCAACGCCGTCTGGGTTAGAGTTAGTATCTACCACAGCGTATACTGGAATACCTAGGTTGTTAGCTTCTTTAATTGCAATGTGCTCGTGATCAGCGTCGATTACGAATAGAGCGTCTGGTAGGCCGCCCATATCTTTGATACCACCAAGAGATTTCTCTAGCTTCTCCATTTCACGAGTACGCATTAGAGCTTCTTTCTTAGTTAGTTTTTCGAAAGTACCGTCTTGTGCTTGTGCTTCGAAATCTTTTAGACGCTTGATAGACTGACGAACTGTTTTGTAGTTCGTTAGCATGCCGCCCAACCAACGGTTGTTAACGTAGTATTGGTTGCTTGCGATTGCAGCTTCTTTAACAGCTTCAGATGCAGCGCGCTTAGTACCTACGAATAGAACTTTACCTTTCTTCTCGCCAACTTTAGCTAGTTCAGCTAGAGCTTCGTTGAACATTGGTACAGTTTTTTCTAGGTTGATGATGTGAACGCGGTTACGAGCACCAAAGATGAATGGCTTCATTTTTGGGTTCCAGTAACGAGTTTGGTGACCGAAGTGAACACCAGCTTTCAGCATATCGCGCATTGATACAGTTGCCATTTTAAAATCCTCTATGGGGTTAGGCCTCCACATCCCCCATAATTCCGACCAAGCTTCTGCTCAGCACCCCGGAACATGTGACGGAATGTGTGTGATTTAAAGATAAAAGTTAATCGGAAGAAGCCTGCTTCGCCACTTCTCTAACGAAAAGTAAAGAGAACAGTCCTCGATTCCGGCGCGCTTTATATCATATTTTAGCCCAACATGGCTAGTAAAAATTGTTTCTTACAATTCTAATTTACCTATCACACTCACCCCTACTCTCTCTTAAATTCCATGACTAGACTACAGGTAAGAATGACTCATATTCTTAACTGGCTTGGGTTAACTGCAAGATGTCTGATAGAATGCGCGCATTCGCACGTTTGCGTGCTTACGAATAAATAGAGAAAGCCAATGTCAATCAAGATTAAAACTGCTGAAGAAATCGAACGCATGCGTATTGCGGGCAAGCTAGCCGCAGATACTCTAGAAATGATCGAACCCCATATTAAAGCGGGTGTGACGACAGACGAATTAAACCAAATCTGTCACGATTACGCTCTAGAGCGAGGCGCTTACTCTGCACCGCTTGATTACCATGGATTCCCTAAATCAATCTGTACGTCAATCAACCACATCGTATGTCACGGTATTCCTGCGGCGCAAGACGAAAAAGGTGCAAACGGCCAAATGAAGCCAGCTGTACTTAAAGATGGCGACATCATCAACGTTGATATCACGGTTATCGTTCCTAACGATGAAAACGCAGACCTAAGCGTTCGTCCACAAGGTTACCACGGTGACACTTCTAAGATGTTCCTAGTTGGTGATGTATCACCTGCAAACAAACGTCTGTGCATGGTGGCTCAAGAGTCACTGTACATCGGCATGCGTCAAGTTAAGCCTGGTGCAACGGTTGGTGACATCGGTACCGCTATCGAGAAGTACATCAAAGAAAACAATAAGAACAACCCTCGTAACAAGTTCTCTATTGTGAAAGACTTCTGTGGTCACGGTATCGGCGATGAGTTCCACGAAGAGCCACAAGTGGTTCACTACAAGAACAAAGACCGCCGCGTACTGAAAGAAGGCATGTGCTTTACTATCGAGCCAATGATCAACGCAGGTAAGTTCGGTTGTACTGTTGACGCTCAAGACGATTGGACGGTTTACACTGGCGACGGTAAAAACTCAGCACAGTGGGAACACACTATCGTAGTAACCAAAGAGGGTTGTGAAGTACTAACACTTCGTAGCGACGATACCATTCCACGAATGATGAAAAACGTTTAATCGCCCATCACTTTCCATATCCCCGCCCATGCGGGGATATTTTTTATCTGCAGCAAATTTGTTAGATTGCTAATAGTTTTAGCTTGCACGGATAGCAAATATGACCCTTCAGTCTCCTCTTACGTTTACCGATGAACAGATCAACATCGGCGAACTTAAGCAAGAACTCGAAAAATTCAGTTCATACCAAAAAGAAGAATTTCTTCAACATCACCCAGTGACGAACCTCGTTTTGTCACGTGCTGAGTACATGGATTTACTCCTCAATCGTTTATGGCAACACTTTGGATTCAAAGACATCCACAATATTTCATTAGTTGCCGTAGGTGGTTACGGGCGTGGTGAGTTACACCCTCTGTCTGATATCGACATTTTGATTCTGTCGAATAACAAACTGCCAAACGCGCTAGAAGCCAAAATCAGTGAGTTCATTACCCTGTTGTGGGATTTACGCCTCGAAGTGGGCCACGCTGTGCGTACTGTGGATGAATGTGCAGAAATAGGCCGAGCAGATTTAACCGTTGCAACAAACCTACAAGAAGCGCGTTTGTTGTGTGGCAGTGAAGACACTTTCCAAGCTTTGAAGAAAGTGGTGTTGTCTGACTCTTTCTGGCCAAGCGAAACTTTTTACCGTGCCAAGATTCAGGAGCAGCGTGAACGCCATGCGCGCTACCATGACACCACTTACAACCTCGAACCCGACATCAAGTCCACGCCGGGTGGCTTGCGTGATATTCACACTTTAAGCTGGGTGGCACGTCGTCACTTTGGCGCAACCTCGTTACTAGAAATGAGCCGCTATGGCTTCCTGACCGACGCAGAATACCGAGAGCTGGTCGAGTGTCAGGACTTCTTATGGCGCGTGCGCTTCGCCCTACATATTGAGCTTCGCCGTTATGACAACCGACTGACCTTCGCTCATCAGGCACAAGTCGCGGAGCACCTTGGCTACGTTGGAGAAGGTAACCGAGGCGTCGAGATGATGATGAAGGAGTTCTACCGTACCCTTCGTCGTGTGGCAGAGTTGAATAAGATGCTACTCAAGCTGTTCGATCAAGCGATCATCAATGGTGGCGCTTCCGAAGACGCAGAAATCATCGATGAAGATTTCCAACGTCGTGGCGCACTGATCGAAGCACGCAAACCAGCACTATTCCAAGCACGCCCAGAAACGATTTTAGATATGTTCCTGCATATCGCCAACGATTCAAGCATTGAAGGCGTCAGCCCACCGACTTTGCGTCAGTTACGTACCGCACGTCGTCGATTGAACAAGTTCTTGCACACTATCCCTGAAGCGCGTGAAAAGTTTATGGCGCTGTGTCGTCATCCAAATGCGCTGCATAAAGCGTTCAGTCTAATGCACAAACTTGGTGTACTCGCAGCGTATCTACCGCAATGGAGCCAAATTGTAGGACAGATGCAGTTTGACCTTTTCCATGTGTATACCGTAGATGAGCACAGTATTCGCCTGCTCAAGCACATTAATACCTTTAGCTACGCCGAGAACCACAGCAAACATCCAATTTGCTGCGAAGTTTATCCTCGAATCCAGAAAAAAGAACTACTGATTCTGGCGGCGATTTTTCACGATATAGGTAAAGGTCGCGGCGGTGACCATTCGGTGATTGGCGAAGGCGAAGCGTATGACTTTTGTATCGAACACGGCTTGTCTAAGCCAGAAGCGAAACTGGTTAGCTGGCTGGTAAGGCACCATCTGTTGATGTCTGTGACGGCACAACGTCGTGATATTTACGATCCAGACGTGATTACCGAGTTCGCCAAGCAAGTTCGTGATGAAGAGTACCTTGAATACCTTGTGTGTCTGACGGTAGCCGATATCTGCGCGACCAACCCAGAACTTTGGAACAGTTGGAAACGCACCTTGCTCGCGGAATTGTTCTATTCCACCCAACGCGCGCTGCGCCGTGGCCTAGAAAACCCTGTAGATGTGCGTGAGCGTATTCGTCATAACCAACAAATGGCCTCTGCCCTGCTGCGCAAAGAAGGCTTCTCTGCGCGCGAAATTGAAGTTCTGTGGCAGCGCTTTAAAGCCGATTACTTTTTACGTCACACTCATAAGCAAATCGCTTGGCACTGCGAGAACCTACTGCGCATGGAAGACACGAGCAAACCTCTGGTGCTTATCAGCAAAAAAGCCACGCGTGGTGGTACTGAAGTGTTCGTCTATAGCCCAGACCAACCAGCATTGTTTGCTACCGTTGTAGCGGAGCTTGACCGCCGCAACTTCAACGTACACGACGCGCAGATCATGACAAGCAAAGATGGCTATGTGCTCGATACTTTTATGGTACTGGATCAACACGGTAAAGCGATTGAAGAGGGCCGCCATAGTGCCGTGACTAAGCACATTACTCACGTATTGGAAGACGGTCGTCCGACAAAAATTAAAACGCGTCGTACACCAAATAAGCTCCAGCACTTTAATGTAAAAACCAAAGTTGACTTCCTACCTACTAAGAGCAAAAAGCGTACTTTAATGGAGTTTGTCGCTCTCGATACGCCGGGACTGCTGGCAAAAGTTGGACGTACCTTCGCAGACTTGGGCATTAACCTCCATGCAGCAAAAATCACCACCATAGGTGAGCGTGCAGAAGACTTGTTTATCCTAACCAGTGAAGCAGGCGGCAGGCTAAGTGAAGAGCAGCAAACAGAACTGCGTGAGAAGCTGATAGAGAAATTGTCTGACTCAGTTTCGGCCTAAGTAAAAACATAAGTTTCATCAACAACTAAGATGGGCAAGAGTGATAGCGATCTTGCCCACAAGTTGAGCAATTTGATGAAATATCAGCTATCTAGCTCATAAATGGGCTGCTACAGTTGTATTGACTCCAATTCAATACACAGAGGTAGCCTATGTATCCCCACCTCACTGGTTTGGGCATCCACGA is drawn from Vibrio campbellii CAIM 519 = NBRC 15631 = ATCC 25920 and contains these coding sequences:
- the rseP gene encoding sigma E protease regulator RseP, which encodes MTGILWNLVSFIVALGILVAVHEYGHFWVARRCGVKVEKFSIGFGKSIWSKVGKDGTEYSISMIPLGGYVKMVDSRVDQVPEHEKHLAFDQKPLWKRTSIVAAGPIFNFLFAIVAYWLVFLIGVPAVKPVIGEVTPNSIIAEAGIESGMELKSISGIKTPDWESVNMGLVSHIGDDSMTVTLSSANEVGSEVTKTLDIRDWKFDPETQSAMQSLGFKPYTPEIYTELAQVSEGGAAEKAGLQAGDKIIEIDGDKISKWDGVVQAIRSNPETPIDVIVLRQGDEQSFTLIPGSRELANKETVGFAGIAPEVAEWPESYRFELQFGVFESIGKAIDKTGQVIGLTISMLKKLIVGDVGLNNLSGPISIAKGAGATADYGLVYFLGFLALISVNLGIINLVPLPMLDGGHLLFFAIEAVIRRPVPEKVQEMGYRIGGAIIFSLMALALFNDFTRL
- the ispC gene encoding 1-deoxy-D-xylulose-5-phosphate reductoisomerase; amino-acid sequence: MQKLTILGATGSIGASTLKVVEQNPELFSIVALAASTNVEKMVALCRKWQPKYAVMADKAAALALQSELASVSPSTEVLGGVDALCHVSALEEVDSVMAAIVGAAGLLPTMAAVKAGKRVLLANKEALVMSGQLFINAVEEHGAELLPVDSEHNAIFQCLPQQVQTSLGRCNLEEHGISSILLTGSGGPFRYTDIAELEKVTPAQAIAHPNWSMGPKISVDSATMMNKGLEYIEAKWLFNAAREQLKVIIHPQSVIHSMVQYRDGSVLAQMGEPDMATPIALTMSYPSRVDAGVKPLDFTQVGELTFLQPDFARYPCLKLAIDACYEGQHATTALNAANEVAVDAFLNNRLGFTDIARINESVLNKITASHKSENVNSLESLIELDRMSRTIALEFLRERS
- a CDS encoding phosphatidate cytidylyltransferase; its protein translation is MKQRIITALILAPLVILGIFKLPLIGFIIALTAITLLGFWEWTQFTESKSRIAALVPAVVVTGFSFLFISPDAVSLNQLAAPHYTVLALGFVWWIIASTMAITYPKTTNLWQGSKALRHVFGFLTLIPFLWSVIILRASDISVDPYHGAKLVLYVCFLVWAADSGAYFAGKSMGKRKMAPHVSPNKTIEGLIGGIIAALIVGWLFAGWFDIQFTSPVHMVIITLITVVISVLGDLVESMFKRVSGIKDSSNIIPGHGGILDRIDSLTAAFPVFALLYYVF
- a CDS encoding isoprenyl transferase, producing the protein MQNSQAFSDSLPKHIAIIMDGNGRWAKSKGKPRVFGHKKGVNAVRKTVAAASKLGIKAMTLFAFSSENWRRPEEEVGLLMELFISVLSSEVKKLHKNNLRLRVIGDTSRFSERLQGKIAEAEALTANNTGMVINIAANYGGKWDITEAAKTLALKARNGEIRVEDINEQLITQHLTMADLPEVDLLIRTSGECRISNFMLWQMAYAEMYFTPEYWPEFGEDSLVEAVTWFINRERRFGCTGEQVKALMAAQ
- the frr gene encoding ribosome recycling factor, with translation MINEINKDAQERMDKSVEALKNNLSKVRTGRAHPSLLSGISVEYYGAPTPLNQVANVVAEDARTLAITVFDKELTQKVEKAIMMSDLGLNPMSAGTIIRVPLPPLTEERRKDLVKIVRGEAEGARVAVRNIRRDANSDLKGLLKDKEISEDEDRKAQDEIQKLTDVAVKKIDEVLAAKEKELMEV
- the pyrH gene encoding UMP kinase, translating into MTTNPKPAYQRILLKLSGEALQGEEGFGIDPAVLDRMAQEVKELVELGVQVGVVIGGGNLFRGAGLAEAGMNRVVGDHMGMLATVMNGLAMRDALHRAYVNARVMSAIPLKGVCDDYNWADAIRELRQGRVVIFSAGTGNPFFTTDSAACLRGIEIEADVVLKATKVDGVFTADPVANPDAELYDKLSYNEVLDKELKVMDLAAFTLARDHKMPIRVFNMNKPGALRRVVMGEAEGTLINAEA
- the tsf gene encoding translation elongation factor Ts translates to MATVTAALVKELRERTGAGMMECKKALVEANADIELAIENMRKSGAAKAAKKAGNVAAEGAIIIKEENGVAVLLEVNCQTDFVAKDGNFTAFADKVALDALATKATAEELVAKFEEERVALVAKIGENINIRRVAYVEGTAIASYRHGEKIGVVVAGEGDAETLKHVAMHVAASKPEFVTPEDVPADVVAKEKEVQVEIAMNEGKPQEIAEKMVIGRMKKFTGEISLTGQAFIMEPKKSVGEMLKEKGASVATFVRLEVGEGIEKAAEMSFAEEVALAQKG
- the rpsB gene encoding 30S ribosomal protein S2, which produces MATVSMRDMLKAGVHFGHQTRYWNPKMKPFIFGARNRVHIINLEKTVPMFNEALAELAKVGEKKGKVLFVGTKRAASEAVKEAAIASNQYYVNNRWLGGMLTNYKTVRQSIKRLKDFEAQAQDGTFEKLTKKEALMRTREMEKLEKSLGGIKDMGGLPDALFVIDADHEHIAIKEANNLGIPVYAVVDTNSNPDGVDYIIPGNDDAIRAVQLYLNAAASAVSEGRNKDVAAVAEKDGFVEAE
- the map gene encoding type I methionyl aminopeptidase, translating into MSIKIKTAEEIERMRIAGKLAADTLEMIEPHIKAGVTTDELNQICHDYALERGAYSAPLDYHGFPKSICTSINHIVCHGIPAAQDEKGANGQMKPAVLKDGDIINVDITVIVPNDENADLSVRPQGYHGDTSKMFLVGDVSPANKRLCMVAQESLYIGMRQVKPGATVGDIGTAIEKYIKENNKNNPRNKFSIVKDFCGHGIGDEFHEEPQVVHYKNKDRRVLKEGMCFTIEPMINAGKFGCTVDAQDDWTVYTGDGKNSAQWEHTIVVTKEGCEVLTLRSDDTIPRMMKNV
- the glnD gene encoding bifunctional uridylyltransferase/uridylyl-removing protein GlnD, yielding MTLQSPLTFTDEQINIGELKQELEKFSSYQKEEFLQHHPVTNLVLSRAEYMDLLLNRLWQHFGFKDIHNISLVAVGGYGRGELHPLSDIDILILSNNKLPNALEAKISEFITLLWDLRLEVGHAVRTVDECAEIGRADLTVATNLQEARLLCGSEDTFQALKKVVLSDSFWPSETFYRAKIQEQRERHARYHDTTYNLEPDIKSTPGGLRDIHTLSWVARRHFGATSLLEMSRYGFLTDAEYRELVECQDFLWRVRFALHIELRRYDNRLTFAHQAQVAEHLGYVGEGNRGVEMMMKEFYRTLRRVAELNKMLLKLFDQAIINGGASEDAEIIDEDFQRRGALIEARKPALFQARPETILDMFLHIANDSSIEGVSPPTLRQLRTARRRLNKFLHTIPEAREKFMALCRHPNALHKAFSLMHKLGVLAAYLPQWSQIVGQMQFDLFHVYTVDEHSIRLLKHINTFSYAENHSKHPICCEVYPRIQKKELLILAAIFHDIGKGRGGDHSVIGEGEAYDFCIEHGLSKPEAKLVSWLVRHHLLMSVTAQRRDIYDPDVITEFAKQVRDEEYLEYLVCLTVADICATNPELWNSWKRTLLAELFYSTQRALRRGLENPVDVRERIRHNQQMASALLRKEGFSAREIEVLWQRFKADYFLRHTHKQIAWHCENLLRMEDTSKPLVLISKKATRGGTEVFVYSPDQPALFATVVAELDRRNFNVHDAQIMTSKDGYVLDTFMVLDQHGKAIEEGRHSAVTKHITHVLEDGRPTKIKTRRTPNKLQHFNVKTKVDFLPTKSKKRTLMEFVALDTPGLLAKVGRTFADLGINLHAAKITTIGERAEDLFILTSEAGGRLSEEQQTELREKLIEKLSDSVSA